The following are encoded in a window of Panicum virgatum strain AP13 chromosome 5N, P.virgatum_v5, whole genome shotgun sequence genomic DNA:
- the LOC120671990 gene encoding indole-3-pyruvate monooxygenase YUCCA2-like, with amino-acid sequence MDPWSESEGKRAHDPIFQCFSQNQNHHQPAENCCKERSVEAVVARSERSTCFWVSGPIIVGAGPSGLAVAACLKEKGIGSLILERSNCIASLWQLKTYDRLSLHLPRKFCELPLMPFPADYPIYPSKQQFVAYLESYAARFGISPMYNRTVVHAEYDEQLLLWRVSTRTSGTMEEEVEYASRWLIVATGENAEVVQPDIDGLQEFPGTVMHTSAYKSGSVFTGKRVLVVGCGNSGMEVCLDLCNHNAEPHIVVRDAVHILPGEMLGRSTFGLSMWLLKWLPVHVVDRILLCIARTILGDTARLGLKRPASGPLELKSLSGKTPVLDVGTFAKIKSGDIKVRPAIRQISGRDVEFADGQLEGFDAIVLATGYKSNVPFWLKDRELFSEKDGLPRKAFPNGWKGENGLYSVGFTRRGLMGTSVDAKRIAYDIEQHWKAKGTRPDVFL; translated from the exons ATGGACCCGTGGAGCGAAAGTGAGGGCAAGAGAGCCCATGATCCTATCTTCCAATGTTTCAGCCAAAACCAAAATCATCACCAACCCGCTGAGAACTGCTGCAAGGAAAGGAGCGTGGAAGCTGTTGTTGCTCGATCGGAGCGATCCACATGTTTCTGGGTTTCAGGGCCAATTATCGTGGGTGCGGGACCATCAGGCCTTGCCGTTGCTGCATGTCTCAAGGAGAAGGGGATTGGTAGCCTTATTCTTGAGCGCTCCAACTGCATAGCTTCCCTCTGGCAGCTGAAGACATACGATCGTCTCAGCCTTCATCTTCCCCGGAAATTCTGTGAGCTTCCTCTCATGCCTTTCCCTGCCGACTACCCTATCTATCCCTCGAAGCAGCAGTTTGTAGCCTACTTGGAGAGCTATGCTGCACGTTTCGGCATAAGTCCTATGTACAATCGCACGGTGGTGCATGCAGAGTATGATGAGCAGCTTCTGCTATGGCGTGTGAGCACTCGAACTTCTGGCACAATGGAAGAGGAGGTCGAGTATGCATCCCGGTGGCTTATTGTTGCGACTGGTGAGAacgctgaagttgtgcagccaGATATTGATGGCCTACAAGAGTTTCCAGGAACAGTTATGCACACCAGTGCATATAAAAGTGGCAGTGTATTCACAGGGAAGCGTGTTCTCGTCGTCGGTTGTGGAAATTCAGGCATGGAGGTGTGCTTAGACCTGTGCAATCACAATGCAGAGCCCCATATTGTAGTAAGAGATGCT GTACACATCTTGCCCGGGGAGATGCTGGGTCGCTCCACCTTCGGTCTGTCGATGTGGCTGCTCAAGTGGCTCCCAGTCCACGTTGTGGACCGTATTCTACTGTGCATAGCACGGACCATCCTTGGGGATACTGCTCGGCTCGGGCTAAAGCGGCCAGCCTCTGGTCCTCTTGAGCTCAAGTCACTCTCAGGGAAGACCCCGGTCCTTGACGTCGGCACATTTGCAAAGATCAAATCTGGTGATATCAAG GTACGACCTGCCATAAGACAGATATCAGGAAGAGATGTAGAATTTGCAGACGGTCAGTTGGAGGGTTTTGATGCCATTGTGCTTGCAACTGGCTACAAGAGCAATGTCCCCTTCTGGCTGAAG GACCGAGAGTTATTTTCTGAAAAAGATGGCTTGCCAAGAAAAGCATTTCCAAACGGGTGGAAGGGTGAGAATGGCCTATACTCGGTTGGATTCACCCGGCGTGGACTGATGGGGACATCGGTCGATGCCAAGAGGATCGCTTACGACATCGAGCAGCATTGGAAGGCCAAAGGGACGCGTCCGGATGTTTTCCTCTAG